From a single Kryptolebias marmoratus isolate JLee-2015 linkage group LG6, ASM164957v2, whole genome shotgun sequence genomic region:
- the cln5 gene encoding ceroid-lipofuscinosis neuronal protein 5 homolog codes for MFPSEVSACFRLLLCLHVVSQLGTWGQQRWPVPYRRFDHRPAVDSYCEALYPFCPTGDRDGRIPYMRDSDVVSVYRLQTPVWEFKYGDLLGKVHIMHDAVGFSSSETGANYTMEWYELFQLGNCTFPHLRPDAAAPFWCNQGAACFFEGIDDAHWLQNGTLEKVGELTGSQFNSMAQWVQEDNETGIYYETWTVLSDPGPNTMAWFESYDCSQFVHRTYRKLAELGARLSSRSQTNYTKIYLYSGEPAYLGNDSAIFGQPALKNLAADIRQFYHHFRPHQSFVDLAFSLLEAYKKIVLDKSFYLYYNFEYWHLPMKPPYMRITYEEVPLP; via the exons ATGTTTCCCTCGGAGGTGTCGGCGTGTTTCAGGCTGCTCCTGTGTCTTCATGTCGTGTCTCAGCTCGGGACTTGGGGACAGCAGCGGTGGCCTGTCCCCTACAG GCGCTTTGACCATCGGCCCGCCGTGGACTCTTACTGTGAAGCCCTGTACCCCTTCTGTCCCACCGGAGACCGAGATGGACGCATTCCCTACATGAGAGACAGCGACGTGGTCTCGGTTTACCGGCTGCAGACGCCAGTGTGGGAATTCAAGTACGGCGATTTGCTGGGGAAAGTC CACATCATGCACGACGCCGTCGGCTTCAGCAGCTCGGAGACGGGCGCCAACTACACCATGGAGTGGTACGAGCTCTTTCAGCTGGGCAACTGCACCTTTCCTCACCTCCGGCCGGACGCGGCGGCGCCTTTCTGGTGCAACCAGGGCGCCGCCTGCTTCTTCGAGGGCATCGACGACGCGCACTGGCTGCAGAACGGCACCCTGGAGAAAGTGGGAGAGCTCACGG GGAGCCAGTTCAATAGCATGGCCCAATGGGTGCAGGAGGACAACGAGACTGGCATCTACTACGAGACGTGGACGGTTCTGTCCGACCCGGGCCCCAACACGATGGCGTGGTTCGAGTCGTACGACTGCTCGCAGTTCGTCCACCGCACGTACAGGAAGCTGGCCGAGCTGGGCGCCCGGCTGTCCAGCCGGTCGCAGACCAACTACACCAAGATCTACCTGTACAGCGGAGAGCCCGCGTACCTCGGCAACGACAGCGCCATCTTCGGGCAGCCCGCGCTGAAGAACCTGGCGGCGGACATCCGTCAGTTTTACCACCACTTCAGGCCGCACCAGTCGTTCGTGGACCTGGCTTTCAGCCTGCTGGAGGCCTACAAGAAGATCGTGTTGGATAAGAGCTTCTACCTCTACTACAACTTCGAGTACTGGCACCTGCCAATGAAACCTCCGTACATGAGGATTACCTACGAAGAGGTGCCTTTGCCCTAA